One Clostridiisalibacter paucivorans DSM 22131 genomic region harbors:
- a CDS encoding SAF domain-containing protein: MEIIKKINEKVSKLMLLALSILVIGGLITYYQTKIEKLVIPEKIIVVKSQNDIKRGEIIQGKDLEEVEIYVPDRHPKAIGDMSEAIGKVAITDIVEDRAILKNELMEKDKWFQEDERLLGIKFNDFTDMIGGDAQPGDVVDVMVSYPRKEMPNGEISIKPPELVVGQIRIVQIFDTNNVSFVDTKEKAFKPITALFKLTNQEESAIDIAQKKGRIYLRKHGNQIQKEKATKKNKVMIQGGMMIDE, from the coding sequence ATGGAAATAATAAAAAAAATAAATGAAAAAGTATCAAAGCTCATGTTATTAGCCCTCTCTATCCTAGTGATAGGAGGGCTAATAACATACTATCAAACCAAAATAGAAAAATTAGTAATCCCTGAAAAAATTATAGTGGTGAAATCCCAAAATGATATAAAAAGAGGAGAAATAATTCAAGGAAAAGACCTAGAGGAAGTTGAGATATATGTACCAGATAGACATCCCAAAGCTATAGGAGATATGTCAGAAGCCATAGGAAAAGTAGCAATCACAGACATAGTAGAAGATAGGGCAATCTTGAAAAATGAATTGATGGAAAAGGACAAGTGGTTTCAAGAAGACGAAAGACTACTTGGAATCAAATTCAATGATTTCACAGACATGATTGGAGGCGATGCACAGCCAGGAGATGTAGTAGATGTGATGGTTTCATACCCTAGAAAAGAAATGCCCAATGGAGAAATATCCATCAAACCACCAGAATTAGTAGTGGGACAAATTAGGATAGTTCAAATTTTTGACACAAATAATGTATCATTCGTAGATACAAAAGAAAAAGCATTCAAGCCAATAACAGCACTATTCAAACTAACAAATCAAGAAGAATCAGCCATAGACATAGCACAAAAAAAAGGAAGAATATATCTAAGAAAACATGGCAATCAAATACAAAAAGAAAAGGCAACCAAAAAAAATAAAGTAATGATTCAAGGAGGAATGATGATAGATGAATAG
- a CDS encoding M23 family metallopeptidase, translating to MMFLVISGGDDSTEQDVLIIHTAKEDMIDAALRCEKKFGGNWIKHLTSYLVSIDFQFDEFSSSEMVDFAELYEKLGREEVLGKTKYKTYKDIKKYYYMIYDDLAEIEEDEEGKEIIEYHGYYPIPRGYDYIHNDDFGAGRTFGGDRHHKGNDIMAKRGTPLVAVTSGIVERIGWERLGGWRIGIRDSNNRYWYYAHMEEYERGIDRGDRIKAGDIIGYMGDSGYGPEGTTGKFATHLHIQIGVEFPGEKEIAYINPYGILKFLEKNKITLEEEEEDK from the coding sequence ATGATGTTTTTAGTAATATCTGGTGGTGATGATTCAACAGAGCAAGATGTACTAATCATACATACAGCCAAAGAAGATATGATAGATGCAGCACTAAGATGCGAAAAGAAATTTGGTGGAAACTGGATAAAACATCTGACTTCATACCTGGTATCCATAGATTTTCAATTTGATGAGTTCAGTTCATCAGAAATGGTGGATTTTGCAGAACTATATGAGAAATTAGGAAGAGAAGAGGTCCTAGGAAAGACAAAATACAAAACATACAAAGATATCAAAAAATACTACTACATGATATATGACGATTTAGCAGAAATAGAAGAGGACGAAGAAGGCAAAGAAATAATAGAATATCATGGATACTATCCTATCCCAAGAGGATATGACTATATCCACAATGATGACTTTGGAGCAGGACGAACCTTTGGAGGAGATAGACATCACAAAGGAAACGACATCATGGCAAAACGAGGTACTCCATTGGTAGCAGTTACATCGGGGATAGTAGAAAGGATAGGATGGGAAAGGCTAGGAGGATGGAGAATAGGCATCAGAGATTCAAACAATAGATATTGGTACTATGCCCATATGGAAGAATACGAAAGAGGGATAGACAGGGGAGATAGAATCAAAGCAGGAGATATCATAGGATATATGGGTGACAGTGGATATGGACCCGAGGGGACTACAGGAAAATTTGCTACCCACCTTCATATACAGATAGGAGTAGAGTTTCCAGGAGAAAAAGAAATAGCATATATAAACCCCTATGGCATATTGAAATTTCTAGAAAAGAATAAAATAACCCTTGAAGAGGAGGAGGAAGATAAATAA
- a CDS encoding AAA family ATPase, whose protein sequence is MRIIDGSISKYIKNIIQKEKGLQIVSKAENLDMLLDYVDLDEPDLIIISKDLDSNPQGENLLKKVREIRKNRPLLDILILVDKYNKRFFQKLVNLGIYSIIIYDDIEAELIKEIKNPSSEFDFQRYEQESEKREYINKVTKGFKRVIAIYSAGTTGKSFVSSNLAYTVAGQRIKTALIDGDLENRALSYYFYNPDETKQNAIKELIENQNLSYLDDLQYRLLNDNLRILTNKKYNEGFEKIFIKRDKGKFMAIIDYLRSENEVVFIDTNKNLDDEITKNVLNLADTILLVQDLDYKSMEENKIVLKKMESMNIPLKKIVLVINKYLENKEFTPKKIEKYFNHKFAGITTIPQDTEIAIKNIRYGKPAVALKGCSEEMIESFYDLSRFCYGIEKFEKKGGVLSKILGV, encoded by the coding sequence ATGAGAATTATAGATGGAAGCATTTCTAAATACATTAAAAATATTATTCAAAAAGAAAAGGGACTTCAAATAGTAAGCAAGGCTGAAAATTTAGATATGCTTTTAGATTATGTAGATTTAGATGAACCAGATCTAATAATAATTTCTAAGGATTTAGATTCTAATCCTCAGGGAGAGAATTTGTTAAAAAAAGTTAGAGAAATACGAAAAAACAGACCATTACTAGACATTTTAATTCTTGTAGATAAATACAACAAGAGATTTTTTCAAAAATTAGTAAATTTAGGAATATACAGTATAATCATATATGATGATATAGAAGCTGAACTTATAAAAGAAATAAAAAACCCAAGTAGTGAATTTGATTTTCAAAGATATGAACAAGAGTCAGAGAAGAGGGAATATATAAATAAAGTAACTAAGGGCTTTAAAAGAGTTATAGCAATTTATTCAGCTGGTACAACTGGAAAGAGCTTTGTATCAAGCAATTTAGCATATACTGTTGCTGGACAACGTATAAAAACGGCGTTAATAGATGGTGACTTAGAAAACAGAGCATTATCATATTATTTTTACAATCCTGATGAAACAAAACAAAATGCAATAAAAGAACTTATTGAAAATCAAAATTTAAGTTATTTAGATGATTTACAGTATAGATTACTGAATGATAATCTTAGGATATTAACTAACAAAAAATATAATGAAGGTTTTGAAAAAATATTTATAAAAAGAGATAAAGGAAAATTTATGGCTATTATAGACTACCTTAGAAGTGAAAATGAGGTAGTCTTTATCGATACAAATAAAAATCTAGATGATGAAATAACCAAAAATGTATTAAATTTAGCAGATACTATTCTTTTAGTACAAGACTTAGATTATAAATCTATGGAAGAAAATAAAATAGTATTAAAGAAAATGGAAAGTATGAATATACCTTTAAAAAAAATAGTATTGGTAATAAACAAATATTTAGAAAACAAAGAATTTACACCAAAGAAAATAGAAAAATATTTCAACCATAAATTTGCAGGGATAACAACAATCCCACAAGATACAGAGATAGCTATAAAAAATATTAGATACGGAAAACCAGCTGTGGCATTAAAGGGATGCAGTGAAGAAATGATAGAAAGTTTTTACGATTTATCTAGATTTTGCTATGGAATAGAGAAATTTGAGAAGAAAGGGGGGGTATTATCGAAGATATTAGGAGTATAA